A section of the Caviibacter abscessus genome encodes:
- the uidA gene encoding beta-glucuronidase, translating into MLYPIATKTRELIDLSGIWKFNFENEKKQNIAVPGSFNDQVVGHKDKHYIGNMFYEKEFVVNENMLSKRIFIRFGSVSHIATVYINDNEIGSHKGGFTPFEFEINEHIKLGNNKVVVKVSNILDNTSLPVGNYKEVKDENGNIKKYVDENFDFFNYSGIHRPVKIYIKPKSYIEDIVITYDVIGSDANVKFDITTNVSNPNLRVTVLDENDNAVSLDGTIKNVVLWEPLNAYLYKVQVELLDDNNEVLDVYTEEFGIRTVEVKNNKFLINGKPFYFKGFGRHEDTYLHGRGLDEVANIADINRMKWLGANSFRTSHYPYSEEMMRLADREGFVVIDETTAVGLMEHFGADLMGPKEKRNTWEYMKTKEAHEQVITELIKRDKNHACVVMWSIANEPATAEKGAYEYFEPLFKLTRSLDKQNRPCTFANIMLAPALNCLASSLCDVICLNRYYGWYVDLGNLEIAEIKMRKELEQWHEKYPDKPIMFTEYGADTIAGIHDIDERTPFSEEFQIEYYKMNEKIFDSLEYFVGEQTWNYADFQTKYGIFRMQGNKKGIFTRERQPKSIANHLRTRWHNIPNFNYKK; encoded by the coding sequence ATGTTATACCCAATAGCTACAAAAACTAGAGAATTAATAGATTTAAGCGGAATTTGGAAATTTAATTTTGAAAATGAAAAGAAACAAAATATTGCAGTTCCTGGTTCATTTAACGATCAAGTTGTAGGTCATAAAGATAAGCATTATATTGGAAATATGTTTTATGAAAAAGAATTTGTTGTGAATGAAAATATGTTATCAAAAAGAATTTTCATTCGTTTCGGTTCAGTATCTCACATAGCTACGGTATATATAAACGACAACGAAATCGGTTCACATAAAGGAGGATTCACTCCATTTGAATTTGAAATAAATGAACATATTAAATTAGGAAATAATAAAGTTGTTGTTAAGGTTAGCAATATATTAGATAACACAAGTTTACCTGTAGGAAATTATAAAGAAGTAAAAGATGAAAATGGCAATATAAAAAAATATGTTGATGAAAACTTTGATTTTTTCAACTACTCAGGTATACATAGACCTGTTAAAATTTATATTAAACCTAAAAGTTACATTGAAGATATAGTAATTACTTATGATGTTATAGGAAGCGATGCAAACGTAAAATTTGATATTACTACTAATGTGAGTAATCCTAATTTAAGAGTTACAGTTTTAGATGAAAATGACAACGCTGTAAGTTTGGATGGAACTATAAAAAATGTAGTATTATGGGAACCTCTTAATGCTTATTTATATAAAGTACAAGTTGAACTTTTAGATGATAATAATGAAGTTTTAGATGTATATACGGAAGAATTTGGAATAAGAACAGTTGAAGTTAAAAACAATAAATTTTTAATTAATGGTAAACCATTTTATTTCAAAGGTTTCGGAAGACATGAAGACACATATTTACACGGTAGAGGTTTAGATGAAGTAGCCAACATTGCAGATATTAACAGAATGAAATGGTTAGGTGCTAATTCATTTAGAACATCACATTATCCTTATTCTGAAGAAATGATGCGTCTTGCTGATAGAGAAGGTTTCGTAGTAATAGATGAAACAACAGCAGTAGGACTTATGGAACATTTCGGAGCTGATTTAATGGGACCAAAAGAAAAAAGAAATACATGGGAATATATGAAAACAAAAGAAGCTCATGAACAAGTTATAACAGAACTTATAAAAAGAGATAAAAACCATGCTTGTGTAGTGATGTGGTCTATAGCAAATGAACCTGCAACTGCTGAAAAGGGTGCTTATGAATATTTTGAACCGTTATTTAAACTTACAAGAAGTCTTGATAAACAAAATAGACCATGTACTTTTGCAAATATTATGTTAGCACCTGCATTAAATTGTTTAGCGTCAAGTCTTTGTGATGTAATATGTCTTAATAGATATTACGGGTGGTATGTAGATTTAGGAAATCTTGAAATAGCAGAAATAAAAATGAGAAAAGAACTTGAACAGTGGCATGAAAAATATCCTGATAAACCTATAATGTTTACAGAATATGGAGCAGATACCATTGCAGGAATACATGATATAGATGAGAGAACTCCTTTTTCTGAGGAATTTCAAATAGAGTATTACAAAATGAATGAAAAAATATTTGATAGTTTAGAATATTTTGTCGGAGAACAAACATGGAACTATGCAGATTTTCAAACTAAATATGGCATTTTTAGAATGCAAGGTAATAAAAAGGGAATCTTTACAAGAGAAAGACAACCTAAATCAATAGCAAATCATTTAAGAACAAGATGGCACAATATACCTAATTTTAATTATAAAAAATAA
- a CDS encoding YihY/virulence factor BrkB family protein: MKKGILTIWKNFLDTDISGLAVNLTYVSLFAIFPFIALIIGLSKGFGIDVILVNKLNDIIISNNIGINIVKIAENLVESLNSSLLSGLGIVVIIWSVVNLLMLLEKSFNEIWNVKNNREIGRRILSYIAIIFLIPIFAVLFIGTSSKILSFIQQISAIGNFTLISVEILKLLVSFTIFMVIYYFIPNTNVSFKSSFISSLLVVLSLWILSMFYQLLQSSISKYNTIYGSLAFVPLFLIWVKYIWIIILIGARLSYIIDTNYDSDDIKLPIKYRKEVSLYLLYLINERFLENKKPYNIDELYEVTGIKKYVIRICLDILYNLSFITKTHNQDDIITYQVNKNPEYISIDDYINSFENEGLEYKFDIFEIEEKKEKYNKFIFILSNNKLIKDMGDNL; the protein is encoded by the coding sequence ATGAAAAAAGGAATACTCACTATATGGAAAAACTTTTTAGATACTGATATATCAGGTCTTGCAGTGAATTTAACTTATGTTTCATTATTTGCAATATTTCCTTTTATTGCCCTTATAATAGGTTTATCTAAAGGTTTTGGAATTGATGTGATTTTAGTAAATAAATTAAATGATATTATAATTTCAAATAATATAGGTATTAATATAGTTAAAATTGCTGAAAATTTGGTTGAATCTTTAAATTCTAGTCTTTTATCAGGCTTAGGTATAGTTGTAATTATATGGTCTGTTGTAAATCTTTTAATGTTACTTGAAAAATCATTTAATGAAATATGGAATGTGAAAAATAATAGAGAAATAGGTAGAAGAATACTTAGCTATATTGCAATTATTTTTCTTATCCCTATATTTGCAGTGCTTTTTATAGGAACAAGCAGTAAAATATTGTCATTCATACAACAAATTTCTGCAATAGGTAATTTTACGCTTATTTCAGTAGAGATTTTAAAATTATTAGTATCATTTACAATTTTTATGGTCATATACTATTTTATACCTAATACTAATGTAAGTTTTAAATCAAGTTTTATTTCTTCTTTACTTGTTGTATTATCACTTTGGATTTTAAGTATGTTTTATCAATTACTTCAAAGTTCTATTTCTAAATATAATACGATATATGGAAGTTTAGCGTTTGTCCCACTTTTTTTAATATGGGTAAAATATATATGGATAATAATTTTAATAGGTGCAAGACTTTCATATATCATAGATACAAATTATGACAGCGATGATATAAAATTACCTATAAAATATAGAAAAGAAGTAAGTCTATACTTACTTTATTTAATAAATGAAAGATTTTTAGAAAACAAAAAACCATATAATATTGATGAATTATATGAAGTAACCGGAATAAAAAAATATGTTATAAGAATTTGTCTTGATATTTTGTATAATTTATCATTTATTACAAAAACACATAATCAAGATGATATAATAACTTATCAAGTAAATAAAAATCCAGAATATATAAGCATAGACGATTACATAAATTCTTTTGAAAATGAAGGTTTGGAATATAAGTTTGATATTTTTGAAATTGAAGAGAAAAAAGAAAAATATAATAAGTTTATATTTATCCTATCAAACAATAAATTAATAAAAGATATGGGAGATAATTTATGA
- the adhE gene encoding bifunctional acetaldehyde-CoA/alcohol dehydrogenase, with the protein MVNDVQSLRDLMSRVRASQEKYATFDQERVDKIFRKVAQKINDERITLAKLAVEETGMGIIEDKVIKNHFASEYIYNKYKDEKTCGILEEDKSYGIKKIATPIGVIAGVIPTTNPTATAAFKILLALKTRNAIIISPHPRAKKSTIYTAKLALEVAREYGAPEDIIGWIDEPSLELSKELMSESDLILATGGPGMVKSAYSSGTPAIGVGSGNTPVIIDETADIKMTVNYILLSKTFDNGVICASEQSLIVNKTIYERVKREFELRGAYFLDEKEKDMLRKTLFKGGVTGALNPDIVGQSAYNIAKLAGFEVPEKARVLIAEVEKTTFDEAFAHEKLSPILGMYKAENFEDSIEKAKDLVELGGLGHTSSMYINIAEKEKIDIFGRLMKTGRTLINMPAALGAIGDVFNFKLEPSLTLGCGSWGGNSVSENVGVKHLLNVKTIAERRENMLWFKVPEKIYFKYGCLPVALEELKGEHKKAIIVTDRTLAELGYTNHITKVLDEIGIDYRIFSEVGVDPTLSSTQEGAKVMREFQPDVIIALGGGSAMDSAKIMWVLYEYPDIRFKDLAMRFMDIRKRIFAFPKMGIKAKFVAVATSAGTGSEVTPFAVITDDETGIKYPLADYELTPDVAINDPELMLTMPKGLTVASGVDALTHAIESYVSIMATEYTKPYSLEAIKIILQFLPESVALGAKAVKAKEKMANASCIAGMAFANAFLGIVHSLSHKLGGQFHIPHGICNGLLLTEVIKYNATDAPVKMGVFPQYRYPDAKNRYAKIADFLGLGGTTTEEKIQKLIDAIENLKERIGIPKTIREWGVSEQEFLEHVDQMALEAFDDQCTPANPRYPLITELKEIYLRAYYGEKEYEKMFDMSKEETKKTTKKTK; encoded by the coding sequence ATGGTAAACGATGTTCAAAGTTTAAGAGATCTTATGAGCAGAGTAAGAGCATCTCAAGAAAAATATGCAACTTTTGATCAAGAAAGAGTTGATAAAATTTTTAGAAAGGTTGCACAAAAAATTAATGATGAAAGAATTACCCTTGCAAAACTTGCTGTTGAAGAAACAGGTATGGGTATAATAGAAGATAAGGTTATCAAAAACCACTTTGCATCAGAATACATTTATAACAAATATAAAGATGAAAAAACTTGTGGTATTTTAGAAGAAGACAAATCTTATGGTATTAAAAAGATTGCAACACCAATTGGAGTAATTGCAGGAGTTATACCAACAACAAACCCAACTGCGACAGCAGCGTTTAAAATATTACTAGCATTAAAAACAAGAAATGCGATAATAATATCACCACATCCAAGAGCTAAAAAATCAACTATTTATACTGCTAAATTAGCATTAGAAGTAGCTAGAGAATATGGAGCACCTGAGGATATAATTGGATGGATAGATGAACCAAGCCTTGAATTATCTAAAGAGTTAATGTCTGAATCTGATTTAATTCTTGCAACAGGAGGACCAGGAATGGTTAAGAGTGCATACTCTTCAGGAACACCTGCAATCGGTGTTGGTTCTGGGAATACGCCTGTAATTATTGATGAAACAGCTGACATTAAAATGACTGTAAATTACATACTATTATCAAAAACATTTGATAATGGAGTTATATGTGCATCAGAACAATCATTAATTGTTAATAAAACAATATATGAAAGAGTAAAAAGAGAATTTGAATTAAGAGGTGCTTACTTCCTTGATGAAAAAGAAAAGGATATGTTAAGAAAAACATTATTTAAAGGTGGAGTAACTGGAGCTCTAAATCCTGATATAGTTGGTCAAAGTGCATATAATATTGCAAAACTTGCAGGATTTGAAGTACCTGAAAAAGCAAGAGTTTTAATTGCAGAAGTTGAAAAAACAACTTTTGATGAAGCATTTGCACATGAAAAACTATCACCAATTTTAGGAATGTATAAAGCTGAAAACTTTGAAGATTCAATAGAAAAAGCAAAAGATTTAGTTGAATTAGGTGGATTAGGACATACTTCAAGTATGTATATAAATATAGCAGAAAAAGAAAAAATAGATATATTTGGTAGATTAATGAAAACAGGAAGAACATTAATAAATATGCCTGCGGCACTAGGAGCTATAGGAGACGTATTTAACTTTAAACTTGAACCTTCATTAACATTAGGTTGCGGATCTTGGGGAGGAAACTCAGTATCTGAAAACGTTGGAGTTAAGCACTTATTAAATGTTAAAACTATTGCAGAAAGAAGGGAAAATATGCTTTGGTTTAAAGTTCCTGAAAAGATTTACTTCAAATATGGTTGTTTACCTGTAGCACTTGAGGAATTAAAAGGTGAACATAAAAAAGCAATTATAGTAACAGACAGAACTTTAGCAGAATTAGGTTATACTAACCATATTACTAAGGTTTTAGATGAAATAGGTATAGATTATAGAATTTTCTCTGAAGTAGGAGTAGATCCAACATTAAGTAGTACTCAAGAAGGTGCTAAAGTAATGAGAGAGTTCCAACCAGATGTAATAATAGCATTAGGTGGAGGTTCAGCAATGGACTCTGCTAAGATTATGTGGGTTCTATATGAATATCCAGATATTAGATTTAAAGATTTAGCAATGAGATTTATGGATATTAGAAAGAGAATATTTGCATTCCCTAAAATGGGTATTAAGGCTAAATTTGTAGCAGTTGCAACTTCAGCAGGTACAGGTTCAGAAGTAACTCCATTTGCTGTTATAACTGATGATGAAACAGGAATTAAATATCCATTAGCAGATTATGAATTAACACCAGATGTAGCAATAAATGATCCTGAATTAATGCTAACAATGCCTAAAGGATTAACAGTAGCATCAGGAGTTGACGCACTTACTCACGCAATAGAATCATATGTATCAATAATGGCAACTGAATATACTAAACCATATTCACTAGAAGCTATAAAAATAATATTACAATTCTTACCTGAGTCAGTAGCATTAGGTGCTAAAGCAGTTAAAGCTAAAGAAAAAATGGCTAATGCTTCTTGTATAGCAGGTATGGCATTTGCTAATGCTTTCCTTGGTATAGTTCACTCATTATCACATAAATTAGGTGGACAATTCCACATACCTCATGGAATTTGTAATGGACTTTTACTTACTGAAGTTATAAAATACAATGCAACAGATGCACCTGTTAAAATGGGAGTGTTCCCTCAATACAGATATCCTGATGCTAAGAATAGATATGCTAAAATTGCTGATTTCTTAGGATTAGGTGGAACAACAACAGAAGAAAAGATACAAAAATTAATAGATGCTATTGAAAATCTTAAAGAAAGAATTGGAATACCTAAGACAATTAGAGAATGGGGAGTATCTGAGCAAGAGTTCTTAGAACATGTTGATCAAATGGCATTAGAAGCATTTGATGATCAATGTACACCTGCAAACCCTAGATATCCTCTAATAACAGAATTAAAAGAAATCTATTTAAGAGCATACTATGGTGAAAAAGAATACGAAAAAATGTTTGATATGTCAAAGGAAGAAACAAAGAAAACAACTAAAAAAACTAAATAG
- a CDS encoding DNA recombination protein RmuC, translating into MSYLYIILTLVIILLVILISIIYTLLSKFETLNEYKTDNIKSLGDFKYEVNNNMSDKLKNLELNVNSKISQSITEIITRITKIDEAQKNIDKLSVNILGLQSILNDKKVRGVFGEIQLNQVLYNIFGDKKLYYDLQYKMDNNRIVDAVVFAPEPLGLIPIDSKFPLENYNKIVETDGSDEQYKKRFASDVKKHISDISQKYIKEQLTNQAIIFIPAEAVFSYITVNCEDIVEYAYENKVWIASPMTLMAILTSIQMVIVNIQRNEFSLKLHEELQKLSNEFDRYQTRWDKVIKDFEKVSSDIKDISTTSQKITKKFIDIRNVKIE; encoded by the coding sequence ATGAGTTATTTATACATAATCCTTACTTTAGTAATAATTTTACTTGTAATTTTAATTTCAATAATTTATACACTTTTATCAAAGTTTGAAACTTTAAATGAGTATAAAACTGATAATATAAAAAGTTTAGGAGATTTTAAATATGAAGTAAACAATAATATGAGTGATAAATTAAAAAATTTAGAACTTAATGTAAATAGTAAAATATCGCAATCAATAACTGAAATTATAACAAGAATTACAAAAATTGATGAAGCACAAAAAAATATTGATAAATTATCTGTGAATATATTGGGATTACAAAGTATATTAAATGATAAAAAAGTAAGAGGAGTTTTTGGAGAAATACAATTAAATCAAGTCTTATACAATATTTTTGGAGATAAAAAACTTTATTATGATTTGCAATATAAAATGGATAACAATAGGATAGTTGATGCTGTAGTTTTTGCACCTGAACCTTTAGGTTTAATACCGATAGATTCAAAATTTCCACTTGAAAATTATAATAAAATAGTTGAAACAGATGGATCTGACGAACAATATAAAAAAAGATTTGCATCAGATGTTAAAAAGCATATTAGTGATATCAGTCAAAAATATATTAAAGAACAGCTTACCAATCAAGCTATAATATTTATTCCGGCAGAAGCTGTATTTTCATATATAACTGTTAATTGTGAGGATATAGTTGAATATGCTTATGAAAATAAGGTGTGGATAGCATCACCAATGACTCTTATGGCAATTTTAACTTCCATACAAATGGTAATAGTCAATATACAAAGAAACGAATTTTCATTAAAACTTCATGAAGAATTACAAAAACTTAGTAATGAATTTGATAGATATCAAACAAGATGGGATAAAGTAATAAAAGATTTTGAAAAGGTGTCATCAGATATAAAAGACATTTCTACAACAAGTCAAAAAATTACAAAGAAATTTATTGATATAAGAAATGTAAAGATAGAATAA
- a CDS encoding glycoside hydrolase family 3 protein, whose protein sequence is MPKLVDLTKNPYNLNESQIMWVENTIANMTDEEKIGQLFFNLFWLNDPKLNSTELTKDQIIQKYHIGGARYQGGTAKEVMELLNSLQEKSKIPLLIAANCDSGGNGACNDGTYIASAAQCEASGDTNVSYNTGLVSGIEETALGVNVNFDPCVDILKNWRNTIVNTRAYGRDTDVVVKHTNAYLQGLSQSEVIKCIKHFPGDGTEERDQHLVLGVNEMSVDEWENSFGRVYRNHINNGVEMIMAGHIALPNYQKQLVEGLEDKDILPATLAPELIQDLLKEKLGFNGLVITDASHMLGMTSAMRRKDYVPKSIASGCDMFLFFSDIDEDFNYMLDGYKNGVITKERLHDALRRILGLKAKLNLHEKQKNNTLLKTDEDLNVIGCEKHLKMQKEAIDKGISLIKNTKNELPIRPETHKRIRLYFVEGEKDGLYKPNEKFKQMCIDKLEKEGFVVTVNEAGVREKGSVEKYRSEVDAALVFVNVKGYAEQNNMRIKWSGPMSNEIPWYVHEVPTVMVSFNFTNHLHDATMVKCYINAYSDVEETINQVIDKIMGKSEFKGKYFNENVWAGQWQAKL, encoded by the coding sequence ATGCCTAAATTAGTAGATTTAACTAAAAATCCATATAATTTAAATGAAAGTCAAATTATGTGGGTAGAAAATACTATAGCCAATATGACAGATGAAGAAAAAATAGGGCAATTATTTTTTAACTTATTTTGGTTAAACGATCCTAAACTTAACAGCACAGAATTAACAAAAGATCAAATTATACAAAAATATCATATTGGTGGAGCAAGATATCAAGGAGGTACAGCAAAAGAAGTAATGGAACTTCTAAATTCATTACAGGAAAAATCAAAAATACCTTTACTTATAGCTGCAAACTGTGATTCTGGAGGAAATGGTGCATGTAATGACGGGACATATATAGCAAGTGCAGCACAATGTGAGGCATCAGGAGATACTAATGTGTCATATAACACAGGGCTTGTAAGTGGTATAGAAGAAACGGCACTAGGTGTAAATGTAAATTTTGATCCTTGCGTAGATATACTTAAAAATTGGAGAAATACAATAGTTAATACTAGAGCTTACGGTAGAGATACAGATGTTGTAGTAAAACATACTAATGCGTATTTGCAAGGACTTTCACAAAGTGAAGTTATTAAATGTATAAAGCATTTTCCTGGTGATGGAACAGAAGAAAGAGATCAACACTTAGTTTTAGGTGTAAATGAAATGAGTGTAGATGAATGGGAAAATAGTTTTGGTCGAGTTTATAGAAATCATATAAATAACGGTGTTGAAATGATAATGGCAGGGCATATAGCACTACCTAATTATCAAAAACAATTAGTTGAAGGTTTAGAAGACAAAGATATACTGCCAGCTACACTAGCTCCTGAATTAATACAGGATTTACTAAAAGAAAAACTTGGATTTAATGGTCTTGTAATAACTGATGCTTCACATATGCTTGGTATGACTTCTGCAATGAGAAGAAAAGATTATGTGCCTAAATCAATTGCATCAGGTTGCGACATGTTCTTATTTTTTAGTGATATAGATGAAGATTTTAATTATATGTTAGATGGTTACAAAAATGGTGTAATTACAAAAGAAAGATTACATGATGCATTAAGAAGAATATTGGGACTTAAGGCTAAACTTAATTTACACGAAAAACAAAAAAATAATACTTTACTTAAAACAGATGAAGATTTAAATGTTATAGGTTGTGAAAAACACTTAAAAATGCAAAAAGAGGCAATAGATAAAGGGATTAGCCTTATAAAAAATACAAAAAATGAATTACCTATAAGACCTGAAACACATAAAAGAATAAGACTATATTTTGTTGAAGGTGAAAAAGATGGGTTATATAAACCTAATGAAAAATTCAAACAAATGTGTATAGATAAATTAGAAAAAGAAGGCTTTGTTGTTACGGTAAATGAAGCTGGAGTTAGAGAAAAAGGTTCTGTTGAAAAATATAGAAGTGAAGTAGATGCTGCACTTGTATTTGTAAATGTTAAAGGATATGCAGAACAAAATAATATGAGAATTAAATGGAGTGGGCCTATGTCAAATGAAATACCTTGGTATGTTCATGAAGTTCCTACTGTAATGGTATCATTTAATTTTACAAATCATTTACATGATGCAACTATGGTTAAATGTTATATAAATGCATATAGTGATGTAGAAGAAACTATAAATCAGGTCATTGATAAAATTATGGGTAAATCTGAATTTAAAGGAAAATATTTTAATGAAAATGTATGGGCAGGTCAATGGCAAGCCAAGTTATAA
- a CDS encoding MFS transporter: MENQTKYNKAKIWQIGLFSLNNTATNLFFILTFYIGYYATGFVGLATVLISNILTSMRIFDGITDPLVGYLIDKTNGKYGKFRPFMVIGYIIMTITMSLLYKVTHILPQNVRLPFFIIVYALFILGYTCQTAVTKAAQACITNDPKQRPLFAAFDGTYTLITLSCFLPVYANNYLLPKYGNKFELALFNEFVFTFIILSGILTILAFIGVYQKDRSEFFGIGEKNAKIGFKDYIDIIKNNRAIQMLIIAASTDKIALTTAGNAAVGIMIYGIIMGDNTLQGKLALITVIPAFLLLQYFAQYARKLGIRKGMIVTAWGAIITYVLLFLLLRFGNPSNIRASNIFGFETLAFIILWCIGKGIAGASGGLTINAIADCADYETYRTGRYIPGMMGTLFSFIDKLISSFSTTVIGIIVAFIGYTKTFPQIGDPNTPKLFYAATFLFLGLPILGWIASVIALKFYPLTAEKMEEIQTHISKLKNS; this comes from the coding sequence ATGGAAAATCAAACGAAGTATAACAAGGCTAAGATATGGCAAATAGGGCTTTTTTCACTGAATAATACAGCAACAAATTTATTTTTTATCTTAACTTTTTACATTGGATATTATGCAACAGGCTTTGTTGGACTAGCAACAGTACTAATTTCAAATATACTTACAAGTATGAGAATATTTGACGGAATAACAGATCCTTTAGTAGGATATTTAATTGACAAAACAAATGGTAAATATGGTAAATTTAGACCATTTATGGTTATAGGATATATAATTATGACTATTACTATGTCACTTTTATATAAAGTAACTCATATTTTACCTCAAAATGTAAGGTTACCATTTTTCATAATTGTTTATGCATTATTTATACTTGGTTATACTTGCCAAACAGCTGTAACTAAAGCGGCTCAAGCCTGCATTACTAATGACCCTAAACAAAGACCTTTATTTGCTGCGTTTGATGGAACATATACGTTAATTACACTTTCTTGTTTTTTACCTGTTTATGCAAATAACTATTTATTACCTAAATATGGAAACAAATTTGAATTAGCTTTATTTAATGAATTTGTATTTACATTCATAATTTTAAGCGGTATATTAACTATATTAGCTTTTATAGGTGTATACCAAAAAGATAGAAGCGAATTTTTTGGAATTGGAGAAAAGAACGCAAAAATAGGATTTAAAGATTATATAGATATAATAAAAAATAATCGTGCTATACAAATGTTAATAATTGCAGCTTCAACTGATAAGATTGCTTTAACGACTGCCGGAAATGCTGCTGTTGGTATAATGATTTACGGTATTATTATGGGAGATAACACATTACAAGGAAAACTTGCGTTAATTACAGTAATACCTGCATTTTTACTACTTCAATATTTTGCTCAGTATGCAAGAAAATTAGGGATTAGAAAAGGAATGATAGTAACTGCTTGGGGAGCTATAATAACATATGTATTATTATTCTTACTTCTAAGATTTGGAAACCCTTCAAATATCAGAGCAAGTAATATTTTTGGATTTGAAACTTTAGCGTTTATCATTTTATGGTGTATAGGTAAAGGGATTGCGGGAGCAAGTGGAGGACTTACAATAAATGCAATAGCAGATTGTGCTGATTATGAAACATATAGAACAGGAAGATATATACCAGGTATGATGGGAACATTATTCTCATTTATAGATAAACTTATATCATCTTTTTCAACAACAGTTATTGGTATAATTGTAGCATTTATAGGATATACAAAAACTTTCCCTCAAATAGGAGATCCTAATACTCCTAAACTATTTTATGCAGCGACTTTCTTATTTTTAGGTCTTCCTATATTAGGTTGGATAGCATCAGTTATAGCACTAAAATTTTATCCATTAACAGCTGAAAAAATGGAGGAAATTCAAACGCATATAAGCAAGCTAAAAAACTCTTAA
- the thiI gene encoding tRNA uracil 4-sulfurtransferase ThiI yields MDIDISLIDSLALGYGELALKGKNRGTFERNIKKRIKNKLSKLEFEAHLVDDMSKLFIEFEKGKANEVLQAIKNIFGINNIALCVKVKSDMTDIQNTLIFLSKGVYEKGARNFKVAVNRADKNFEGNSMELSKKFGACILVNTEFENVKMKDPDCLFNVDIRKNTYVYTEKKKAYGGLPLGSAGKGLVLISGGIDSPVASFMMAKRGLKLAFVTFHSFPFTSKKSLEKIEELVKILSSYNGASAFYKLNILKLQQIIKEKTNKDLATILTRRVMMKLAEKIAKENEYQALVTGESLGQVASQTIGGLSCTNASVQLPVFRPLIGMDKIEIMDMANEIGTYEKSIEPHEDSCALFAPKHPITNPKLKYVLEEEAKIENYDELMEEIYNSKELVIVRQE; encoded by the coding sequence ATGGATATAGATATTAGTTTAATTGATAGCCTTGCATTAGGTTATGGAGAATTAGCGTTAAAAGGAAAAAATCGTGGAACTTTTGAAAGAAATATAAAGAAAAGAATAAAAAATAAGCTTTCTAAACTGGAGTTTGAGGCACATTTAGTAGATGATATGTCAAAACTTTTCATAGAATTTGAAAAAGGGAAAGCAAATGAAGTTTTACAAGCTATAAAAAATATATTTGGTATAAATAACATAGCTTTATGTGTGAAAGTTAAAAGTGACATGACTGATATACAAAATACTTTAATTTTTCTTTCAAAAGGAGTGTATGAAAAAGGTGCTAGAAATTTTAAAGTTGCAGTAAATCGTGCAGATAAAAATTTTGAAGGTAACTCAATGGAACTTTCAAAAAAATTCGGGGCATGTATTTTAGTAAATACTGAGTTTGAAAATGTTAAAATGAAAGATCCAGATTGCTTGTTTAATGTTGATATAAGAAAAAATACATACGTCTATACAGAAAAGAAAAAAGCATATGGTGGACTTCCACTTGGAAGTGCAGGCAAAGGTTTAGTTTTAATATCAGGTGGAATTGATAGCCCAGTAGCTTCTTTTATGATGGCTAAAAGAGGTTTAAAACTTGCATTTGTAACTTTTCATAGCTTTCCATTTACTTCAAAAAAATCACTTGAAAAAATCGAAGAATTAGTTAAGATTTTGTCATCATATAATGGGGCAAGTGCGTTTTATAAACTAAATATATTAAAACTTCAACAAATAATAAAAGAAAAAACAAATAAAGATTTAGCAACTATTTTAACAAGACGTGTTATGATGAAACTTGCTGAAAAAATTGCAAAAGAAAATGAGTATCAAGCATTGGTTACAGGAGAAAGCTTAGGTCAAGTAGCTTCGCAAACAATAGGTGGACTAAGTTGCACGAATGCTTCAGTACAATTACCTGTGTTTAGACCGCTTATAGGTATGGATAAAATTGAGATAATGGATATGGCAAATGAAATAGGAACTTATGAAAAATCGATAGAACCTCATGAAGATTCTTGTGCTTTATTTGCACCAAAACACCCTATAACTAATCCTAAATTAAAATATGTACTTGAAGAAGAAGCTAAAATTGAAAATTATGATGAACTTATGGAAGAAATATATAATAGTAAAGAATTAGTTATAGTAAGACAGGAGTAA